The window aaatgttgatcgaagtcaaacttagcattttaaggccaacttaaagaaccaagtattccgatttcaacccgaacacttccaaatcccgaaccaaccgtccccgcaagtcataaattaataaaagcacaaaCAAGGAGTTTTATTTTGGGGAACATGATTCTaaagtcaaaatgactggttgggtcattacattctccacctcttaaacaaacgttcgtccttgaacgggtttagaattatacctggcatgctgaataagtgtggatatttgcacCGCATGTccttctcggcctcccaagtcacttcctcgactggttggccacTCCACTAGACTTGTACTGCAGAAATTtccttggacctcaactagcgaacatgtttatcaacaatggcaattggttcTTCTTCATAACTCAATCTCTTATATAGCttaaccgtgctgaagtctaacacatgtgataggtcagcatgatacttccggagcatagatacatggaaaaccggatgaactcctgatagactgggaggcaaagcaagcgcataagcaacctccccaactcgtctcaatacctcaaatggtcctataagccttgggctcaacttgcccttcttcccaaatctcatgattcccttcatcggcgaaaccttcaagagaaccttttcacccaccataaatgataaatcacgcgcttgcTTATCCGCGTAACTTttctgtctggattgtgctgtacgaagtcgctcctgaattaattttaccttttccaaggaatcctttaccaaatcagttccatgtaacttagcctcaccgggttcaaaccatctgatgggtgaacgacatcgccgaccatataaagcctcaaatggagccatcttgatgctggattggtaattgttattgtaagcaaacaaggccaaaggcaagaaacgatcccactgacctccaaagtcaatcacacatgccctgagcatatcctccaaaatttgaactgtctgctctgactgcccgtcgatctgcggatgaaaggctgtgctgagctctacgcgggtctcgaattcactctatacTAATCTCGAGacatgtgaagtaaactgagggcttctgtgtgatatgatagaaattgtcacactgtgcaaccgaactatttcttgaatataaatctgggccaacctctccgaagtatacgtagtcacaaccaaACTAAAGTGTGCCGagttggtcaacctgtcaacaatgacccaagctgcatcaaacttccgcaaggtctgcggcaacccaactacaaagtccatagtaatgcgttcccattttcactctggtatagtcatctgctgaaataggccacctggcctctggtgctcatatttaacttgctggcaagtTAGACACCTAGATaaatactcaactatgtcctttttcatcctccgccaccaataatgctgcctcaagtcatggtacatattcgtagcacctggatgaataaaatactgAGAACTATGTGCCCCCTCTAGAATCCTTTTccttagtccatccacattaggaacacaaataatCCTGgaatcgcagaacaccatccgcaccaatagtaacttccttggtaccaccccgtagtaccgtttctcgaagaaccattaaaagtggatcatcatactggcgagccttgatctactcaGATAATGAATCTTGGgacacaacacatgcaagaactcggttgggctctaaaatatctagcctcacaagtctgttagctaaggactgaatatacaaagctaatggcctctcctctgctgaaatgaaaggcAAACTACcgatactctccgcctttctactcaaggcatatgCAACTACATTCGCTTTGCCCGggtgatacaggatagtaatatcataatcttttagtaactcaagtcatctacgctgcctcaaatttaggtccctctgtttgaacaaatgctgtaaactGTGATGGTcaatgtaaacttcacaagacaccccataaagataatgcctccaaatcttaagagcgtgaacaattgcatctaactccaaatcatgtaccgggtaattcttctcgtggggtttcATCTGActcgaagcatatgcaataattcgcccctcctgcattaatacacaacccaaaccaacgcgtgaagtgtcacaatatattgtatacatccccaaaccgaaaggcaacactaatactagcattgtagtcaatgttgtcttgatcttctgaaagctcacctcacaatcatcagaccatcagaacgaagcacccttctgggttaatttggtcaaaggtgctgcaatagatgaaaaccctccACGAACTGATGATAATAATATGCTAATCCAatgaaactcctgatctcagtcgccgaagtgggacgttGCCAATGCTGAACtacctcgatctttttgggatcaactttaatgccttCACCTGATACAATATGTCTAAAAAATGACATGaaatttagccaaaactcacacttggagaacttagcatatagcttttgttcccgcaaggtctgtaGCACCACTCTCCTatgttgctcgtgctcttccttactgcgcgagtaaatcaaaatgtcatcaatgaagacaataacaaacgaatcaatatatggcctgaataccctgttcatcaaatccataaacaccaCTGGGGCGTTAGTTAAcccgaaagacatcactagaaactcataatgaccatatctagtccggaaagaagttttcgaaacatccgaatcccgaatcttcaactgatggtaccccgacctcaagttgatcttagagaacaccctagcaccctgcaactggtcaaatagatcatcaatacgcggcaacaggtacttattcttaatagtcactttgttcaattggcaataatcaatacacattcacatcgttccatccttcttcttcacaaataacactggtacaccccaaggcgatacattcGGTCTGACGAACTCTTTGGCTAGTAAGTCCTCAAGtttttctttcaattctttcggagccatgcaatacggtgggatagatataggctgggtatctggagccaagtctatacagaaatcaatatcaatatctagtggcatgcctggaagatctgatggaaatacatcggagaactcccgaactacaggcactaaatcaatagttggagtctctgcagtagtatcccgaacataggctagataagccaaacaacccttgtcaaccatgtgttgagccttcatgaAATAAATAACCTGATTAGATAAACTAAcagacaaacccttccactccagcctaggcaatgctggaatagacaaggtaacaatcttggcatggcaatctaggatggcatgatatggagataaccaatccatgcctaggatgatTTCAAAGTCGGTCAACTCAAGtaatagaagatctgctctagtttcataaccacagaatgtaataatgcaggaccggtagatccgatccataacaacagaatcgcccacaggagtggacacataaacatgagtactcaaagACTCCCGAGAAACACcaaggaaatgagcaaatagatatgacacatatgaatacgtagatcctggatcaaataatacggaggcatctttgccgcaaatagaaataatacatgtaatcacggcatctgaggcctctacatctgttCTGGAccgaaaagcatagaaccgagctggagcgccaactggctggcctccacccgGCTGACCTCCACATCTAGGATGACCCTTACCCACATGTCCttcacctcttggtggtcggacggctggtggatcaactggtgcggtaatcataggctgctgaccctgctgcactggtctaccctgaagcttggggcagaatctctgcatgtgactaggatccccgcactcgtaacaactcttcgatgcgatgggctgctgactaagagtttggccctggtgacctgaatacccacagTACGAACAAAGAATAGCTGATgggtgataagaactctctggcatagcactgaaataaggtcacactggagcaccccgaggaggcagtggtgctggatatggggtcCTCCTGGACTTCCCTCTCACGAACTGGCCTCTACCCCCATAtggagcacctctaaactctccaaaatATCTAAACCTTTTATCTCATAACCttctctcggctacgctgacgcacgccctcaatcctccaggctatctccataaccaactcataagaagtacccatctcaacctctcgggccatagtatcCTGAATGCCaatatgtaaacccgcaacatacctctgcactctctccgcctcagtagggagtatcaaaAGTGCATGGAGAATAACTCAAAGAACCTCGTCTCATAGTCGGTCACGGACATCTAACCCTGCTGGAtctgctcaaactgaaatcgcaactcttccctctgggagggtggactatacctgtccaggaaaatactggtgaacctgtcccaagtcatgggaggagaatctgctggtcttccaagaagataagacttccaccatatACGGGCTCTTCCCTCctgctgaaaagtagcaaagtctaccccgtgagactctaatatcctcatgttgtgcagtttgttCCTGCactgatcaatgaagtcctggggatcctcatgtcgctcacccctaaAGACAGGAGGATGCAATCTAGTCTATCTGTCTAATAGCTTCCGCAGCTAGTTTGggctcaagtgtagctgctgccactagcTGGACTCCACCTACAGGTAGTGCAccatgggtctgatatacagcaactgcctgcccatgagcctgtgtggtaggggtctgtgctcccccgcccgcctgagatgtggttgggtctgccggaaataaactggcTTGAGttatagtgtccatgaaccacagcatacgacccatgacctcttgGAATCTAGGTGCAGACATAAAATCCAACGGAGCTGTCTCTGCTACCGGCACCTCGCCTtgttcctcaataataggatcctctgttggacccactggtggcataactataataactctgggacgtcctcgttccctaccatgggctggagccctaccacggcctctatctcggcctctaacaacaggggggtagctcttccctggtctggaaccttaTTAGAGtgcattctcaccatctgtgagagaataagagaaagatatttagtactacctTATTTACACGATGGGAGATAAAGAAAGATagttttcctaacaccctatagcctctcgaagataagtacagacgtcactgtaccgatccgcaagactccattaggcatgctcataacttgtgagccccacgtgaacctagtgctctgataccatgttgtcacaacccaatttcctatatgtcgtgatggctcccaacatcgcagctaggcaagccaactagtgatttaaacatataattatttctttaaaaattatccgagtaatcAAACTCTtcgaaatttcaaaattttagaaagatatgagaaaataatataaactagaacccaagtaaaataatttaaatccataaattctactagtgtgtgtgccaagacctagtgtcataattgtatgagcatcta is drawn from Nicotiana tomentosiformis chromosome 12, ASM39032v3, whole genome shotgun sequence and contains these coding sequences:
- the LOC138902316 gene encoding uncharacterized protein; this translates as MITAPVDPPAVRPPRGEGHVGKGHPRCGGQPGGGQPVGAPARFYAFRSRTDVEASDAVITCIISICGKDASVLFDPGSTYSYVSYLFAHFLGVSRESLSTHVYVSTPVGDSVVMDRIYRSCIITFCGYETRADLLLLELTDFEIILGMDWLSPYHAILDCHAKIVTLSIPALPRLEWKGLSVSLSNQVIYFMKAQHMVDKDTQPISIPPYCMAPKELKEKLEDLLAKEFVRPNVSPWGVPVLFVKKKDGTM